The bacterium genome window below encodes:
- a CDS encoding 2,3-bisphosphoglycerate-independent phosphoglycerate mutase: MIEELAVKTESKILLLVLDGVGGVPKAGFTELETASTPNLDKLTQISVTGVTDPVAPGITPGSGPAHLSLFGYDPVKYQIGRGVLEALGVGISLDSSTVAARGNFATVDKNGIITDRRAGRISTEENKKICDRLKANIKQIEDVKVEITPGKEHRFVLVLSGDRLDDRVTETDPQKVGTPPNICEAIVPDAEKTARVVNSFVNIVRKVLSPPANMVLLRGFAKPPVIPSMQDRFKLTPAAIASYPMYCGLARLVGMAVLDTGPSIDDEISTLKKHFKDYDFFYLHIKRTDSLGEDGNFDAKVKLIEEIDRRIPEFLDLSPAVFVVTGDHSTPALLKAHSWHPNPFLLYSKWVIPDSAKRFTERECMSGGLGRFNAIHALTLMLAYALKLKKFGA; the protein is encoded by the coding sequence ATGATAGAAGAGTTGGCTGTAAAGACGGAATCTAAAATTTTGTTACTTGTTTTGGATGGTGTTGGTGGAGTTCCGAAAGCTGGCTTTACTGAGCTTGAGACTGCGTCCACTCCAAATTTAGATAAACTTACCCAAATATCTGTTACTGGGGTAACAGACCCTGTAGCTCCTGGGATAACACCTGGCTCTGGGCCTGCTCATCTCTCCCTTTTTGGATATGATCCAGTTAAATATCAGATAGGTAGAGGAGTGCTTGAGGCTTTAGGTGTTGGAATAAGTCTTGACTCTTCTACTGTTGCGGCTCGTGGCAACTTTGCTACAGTTGATAAAAATGGAATAATTACGGATAGGCGGGCTGGTAGGATATCTACTGAAGAAAATAAGAAAATATGTGATAGGTTAAAGGCGAATATAAAACAAATTGAAGATGTAAAGGTTGAGATAACACCTGGTAAGGAACACAGGTTTGTCCTTGTGCTCAGTGGGGATAGACTTGATGATAGGGTAACAGAGACTGACCCTCAAAAAGTTGGTACTCCTCCAAATATATGTGAAGCTATAGTGCCTGATGCTGAGAAGACTGCGCGTGTCGTTAATAGTTTTGTAAATATAGTAAGAAAAGTTCTCTCTCCACCCGCAAATATGGTACTTCTTCGTGGTTTTGCCAAGCCTCCTGTTATCCCTTCAATGCAAGATAGGTTTAAGTTGACACCCGCTGCAATTGCAAGTTATCCTATGTATTGTGGGCTTGCAAGGCTTGTGGGTATGGCTGTGTTAGATACTGGGCCGAGTATTGATGATGAGATTTCTACTTTAAAGAAGCATTTTAAAGATTACGATTTCTTTTATCTACATATAAAAAGGACAGATAGTTTAGGTGAAGATGGCAATTTTGATGCTAAGGTAAAACTAATTGAGGAGATAGATAGGCGTATTCCTGAGTTTCTTGATCTCAGTCCAGCTGTATTTGTTGTCACTGGTGACCACTCAACGCCTGCCCTTTTGAAGGCACATTCTTGGCATCCGAATCCTTTTTTACTTTATTCAAAGTGGGTAATTCCGGATTCAGCTAAGAGGTTTACAGAAAGAGAGTGTATGAGTGGTGGGTTAGGCCGATTTAATGCAATCCATGCACTCACTTTAATGCTTGCCTATGCACTAAAGCTTAAGAAATTTGGTGCCTAA
- a CDS encoding 50S ribosomal protein L25 — protein sequence MKLKAEIRTKKGKREVKRLRNKNKIPVIVYGHGEEPVLLQVDENELKLIGETEHFTLDFGKKLDVIVKDVQWDPVTSKIIHVDFQHLRKGEKVKVRIPIVFEGIPIGVKEQGGILEHILSEVEVECLPEDIQEEIKVDVSNLKIGDSIHLKDLPPIKGKFTISLDSVVATVLMPRVFEEKPPEKVVEEVTAEKEEKVKEEEAK from the coding sequence ATGAAGTTAAAAGCAGAGATCAGGACAAAAAAAGGTAAAAGGGAAGTAAAAAGGCTTAGGAACAAGAACAAGATACCCGTTATCGTCTATGGGCATGGAGAAGAGCCAGTTCTTCTTCAAGTTGATGAAAATGAACTTAAACTGATAGGTGAGACTGAGCATTTCACTCTTGATTTTGGCAAAAAGCTGGATGTGATAGTCAAAGATGTGCAATGGGACCCGGTAACCTCAAAAATAATCCATGTTGATTTTCAACACTTACGTAAAGGTGAGAAAGTAAAAGTTAGGATTCCGATAGTATTTGAAGGCATTCCAATTGGAGTAAAAGAGCAGGGTGGTATATTGGAGCATATATTATCTGAGGTTGAAGTTGAATGTCTCCCTGAGGATATACAAGAGGAAATTAAAGTAGATGTGAGCAACCTAAAGATAGGCGATTCTATTCATCTAAAGGATTTACCTCCAATAAAAGGCAAGTTCACCATAAGTCTTGATTCCGTGGTAGCTACAGTCCTTATGCCAAGAGTATTTGAAGAAAAGCCACCTGAGAAAGTAGTAGAAGAAGTAACGGCAGAAAAAGAGGAAAAAGTAAAAGAAGAGGAAGCGAAATAA